A part of Saccharomonospora amisosensis genomic DNA contains:
- a CDS encoding M20 metallopeptidase family protein — MTGPTELPSLPDARLAGLLEEARALQPRTVALRRELHQHPELGLTLPRTQEAVVAELEGLPLEITRGTTTTSVTAVLRGGKPGPAVLLRGDMDALPLTEDTGVEFASDVPGVMHACGHDTHVAMLASAARLLSSHVEELAGSVVFMFQPGEEGHHGARHMIHEGVLDAAGTRVERALALHVHANLPSGLVTTRTGPVMAAADTFDIRVVGSGGHASMPYNAVDPIPAAAELVGALQTMVTRRIDVFDPAVVSVTRIAAGTTSNVIPESAELSGTIRTMSARTRALVHEELPKVCENVGAAHGCQVLTDIEPGYPPTVNSPEQAARVLQLAAEVLGADNVEPMPAPIMGAEDFSYVLQRVPGAFAFLGTCPSGTDPAQAAANHSNRVHYDEAALANGVAMYAAFALDALRG; from the coding sequence ATGACCGGACCCACCGAGTTGCCCTCGCTGCCCGATGCCCGACTTGCCGGATTGCTGGAGGAGGCAAGGGCGCTGCAGCCGCGAACGGTCGCGCTGCGGCGCGAGCTCCACCAGCACCCCGAGCTTGGCCTTACGTTGCCCCGTACCCAGGAGGCCGTCGTCGCCGAACTGGAGGGGCTGCCGCTGGAGATCACTCGGGGCACCACGACGACGTCGGTCACAGCCGTGCTGCGGGGCGGCAAGCCGGGGCCCGCGGTGCTGCTGCGCGGTGACATGGACGCGCTGCCGCTCACCGAGGACACCGGCGTCGAGTTCGCCTCGGACGTACCGGGGGTGATGCATGCCTGCGGGCACGACACCCACGTCGCGATGCTCGCTTCGGCGGCGCGGCTGCTCAGCTCACACGTCGAGGAGTTGGCGGGCTCGGTCGTTTTCATGTTCCAGCCGGGCGAGGAAGGCCATCACGGTGCTCGTCACATGATCCACGAAGGAGTGCTCGACGCGGCGGGAACGCGAGTGGAACGCGCGCTGGCCCTGCACGTTCACGCCAACCTGCCGAGCGGGCTGGTCACGACGAGGACCGGTCCCGTCATGGCCGCGGCTGACACCTTCGACATCCGGGTCGTCGGCTCCGGCGGGCACGCCTCGATGCCGTACAACGCCGTGGACCCCATTCCGGCCGCGGCCGAACTCGTCGGCGCGTTGCAGACGATGGTGACCCGCAGGATCGACGTGTTCGATCCCGCCGTCGTCTCCGTCACCCGCATCGCCGCGGGCACCACCAGCAACGTCATTCCGGAGAGCGCTGAGCTGTCGGGGACGATCCGGACGATGTCGGCGCGGACGAGGGCGCTGGTGCACGAGGAGTTGCCCAAGGTCTGCGAGAACGTCGGCGCGGCACACGGCTGCCAGGTGCTCACCGACATCGAGCCTGGCTACCCGCCCACGGTGAACTCGCCGGAACAGGCGGCGCGAGTGCTTCAGCTCGCCGCCGAGGTCCTCGGTGCGGACAACGTCGAGCCGATGCCCGCTCCGATCATGGGTGCGGAGGACTTCTCCTACGTGCTGCAACGGGTACCAGGGGCGTTCGCGTTCCTCGGCACGTGCCCGAGCGGGACCGACCCGGCTCAGGCGGCCGCCAACCACTCCAACCGGGTGCACTACGACGAGGCCGCGCTGGCCAACGGGGTGGCGATGTACGCGGCGTTCGCGCTGGACGCCTTGCGCGGGTAG
- a CDS encoding tRNA adenosine deaminase-associated protein: protein MAVKEPITGFAVAVVREDGRWRCGPLDTAALTDLDAAITQLRKLRSTGAVFGLLAVDDEFFVIVRPSPTGASLLLSDAAAALDYDVAADVLDLLRAEPPDDDDDVIWPEGDLEILADLGMPGPELEVIVNEVELYPDEQLQMIAQRCGFGDEFAKFVDDL, encoded by the coding sequence ATGGCGGTGAAGGAGCCGATCACGGGGTTCGCGGTGGCGGTCGTGCGCGAGGACGGCCGGTGGCGATGCGGCCCGCTGGACACGGCCGCGCTCACCGATCTGGACGCCGCGATCACACAGTTGCGCAAGCTTCGCTCCACCGGCGCTGTCTTCGGGTTGCTGGCGGTGGACGACGAGTTCTTCGTCATCGTGCGCCCGAGTCCGACCGGTGCGTCCCTGCTGCTGTCCGACGCGGCCGCGGCACTCGACTACGACGTCGCGGCGGATGTGCTCGACCTGCTGCGTGCCGAACCACCGGACGATGACGACGACGTCATCTGGCCGGAGGGAGACCTCGAAATTCTCGCCGACCTTGGAATGCCAGGTCCGGAGTTGGAGGTCATCGTCAACGAGGTTGAGCTGTACCCCGACGAGCAGTTGCAGATGATCGCTCAGCGGTGTGGCTTCGGCGACGAGTTCGCCAAGTTCGTCGACGACCTGTGA
- a CDS encoding nucleoside deaminase — protein MSPPLDAGDAEAVRSAIGFARRAQGTADVPVGAVVFAPDGRLLAGAHNAREQLGDPTAHAEILALRAAAREYGDGWRLEGCTLAVSVEPCTMCAGAIVLARVARLVFGAWEPRTGAVGSLWDVVRDRRLNHRPEVIGGVLARECSALLEEFFAGQRDATGSFE, from the coding sequence GTGAGCCCGCCCCTCGACGCGGGCGACGCCGAAGCCGTGCGGTCGGCCATCGGCTTCGCGCGGCGGGCGCAGGGCACCGCCGATGTGCCGGTGGGTGCCGTGGTGTTCGCCCCTGACGGCAGGCTGCTGGCCGGTGCCCACAACGCGAGGGAACAACTGGGCGATCCCACGGCGCACGCCGAGATCTTGGCCCTGCGCGCGGCCGCGCGGGAGTACGGGGACGGCTGGCGGCTGGAGGGCTGCACCCTCGCGGTGAGCGTCGAACCGTGCACCATGTGCGCGGGTGCCATCGTGCTGGCGCGCGTGGCCAGGTTGGTGTTCGGCGCGTGGGAGCCGAGGACGGGCGCGGTCGGTTCGCTGTGGGACGTGGTGCGCGACCGCAGGCTCAACCACCGGCCCGAGGTGATCGGCGGGGTGCTCGCGCGGGAGTGTTCGGCGTTGCTGGAGGAGTTCTTCGCGGGTCAACGCGATGCGACGGGGTCGTTCGAGTAG
- a CDS encoding PQQ-dependent sugar dehydrogenase: MCFEGNRLFARALALFIAGLVVMGLASVVAAPPASAEPVLPAGFALRDLPSGQQPGDLTDFAYLPDGSVLSTGKSGTVAWVSTSGQSRTLAKLPVLAEQDLGLVGLAVAPDYASSRHIYLARSVPTAGGGFELRLSRWTVSGSEPTGLTAETPLLRLPGDSNVHAMTGIEPADDGTLWVSIGDNASYTQTDPLALRALDPNAAQGKILHITADGRGVASNPYYDAANPGATRSKVFAGGFRSPFRLSLDPRTGLPVVGDVGWNAWEEIDVVQPGRNYGWPCWEAREPTPGYRDMPQCAGVGNTDPLVAMPHGSGTDNANSFTGGIVYTGNSYPEAYRGAYFFGDYTHQKLWSVRYDGQGRLTQGPQSPPLGTGVGRPVSFAAAPNGDIVYADIGSGTLKRLTYTDGNQAPVAKATTTTDPETRTVTFDAAGSHDFDGDPLTYHWDFGDGQTASGPNVTHTYAEGTERFTATLTVTDSLGASSSTQVTVVPGNHTPVIDAQTPGDRTFAVGEPVRLSATATDAEDGPLGVHWQATVLHCPEEATCHAHPTESADSPTFEQPFTDHPDSRMEFTATATDSQGVTTTFTYTAWPREHRLALDSNVPAALEIASEGGGGGASTGRSATQVTEGAQVSVSAAAVALDGASEFAEWADGSSERVRTFEMADADVVLTALYSTPVAQRYASDPDVRALLGEPTGPEVIDGGVYYRSYEHGRLYWSQPAGTHEVHGPIADKYVGLGAHRALGPPTTDQRTTPDGIGRYNHFEGRTPGLPASVYWTPDTGAHGVWGAIRQRWAALGWERGPLGYPATDESVTPDGVGRYNHFSKAASVYWTPDTGAHGVWGAIRQRWAALGWERGPLGYPATDESVTPDGVGRYNHFSKAASVYWTPDTGAHGVWGAIRQRWAALGWERGPLGYPATDESVTPDGVGRYNHFSKAASVYWTPSTGAHSVYGAIRGRWRTLGWERSYLGYPTTDEFSVNIGRRGNFQRGYIVWNSSTGAVTDRRY; the protein is encoded by the coding sequence ATGTGCTTCGAGGGCAATCGCCTGTTCGCGCGCGCGCTCGCGCTGTTCATCGCCGGTCTGGTCGTCATGGGATTGGCCTCGGTCGTCGCCGCTCCACCCGCCTCGGCCGAACCAGTCCTGCCCGCCGGTTTCGCGCTGCGTGACCTGCCGAGCGGGCAGCAGCCCGGGGACCTGACCGACTTCGCCTACCTGCCGGACGGCAGCGTGCTCAGCACCGGCAAGAGCGGCACTGTCGCATGGGTTTCCACCAGCGGGCAGAGCCGCACGCTGGCCAAGCTACCCGTCCTCGCCGAACAGGACCTCGGGCTCGTCGGGTTGGCCGTCGCCCCTGATTACGCTTCGTCACGGCACATCTATCTCGCCCGCTCCGTGCCCACCGCGGGCGGTGGTTTCGAACTGCGGTTGTCACGGTGGACGGTTTCCGGATCGGAACCGACCGGGCTGACGGCCGAGACGCCGCTGCTGCGGCTGCCGGGTGACAGCAACGTGCACGCCATGACCGGAATAGAACCGGCCGACGACGGCACGCTGTGGGTGTCCATCGGAGACAACGCAAGCTACACACAGACCGACCCGCTCGCATTGCGCGCGCTGGACCCCAACGCGGCACAGGGCAAGATCCTGCACATCACGGCGGACGGCCGGGGCGTCGCGAGCAACCCCTACTACGACGCGGCGAACCCGGGCGCGACGCGAAGCAAGGTGTTCGCAGGCGGGTTCCGCAGCCCGTTCCGGTTGTCGCTCGACCCGCGCACCGGGCTGCCGGTGGTCGGCGACGTCGGCTGGAACGCCTGGGAGGAGATCGATGTCGTTCAGCCGGGCCGCAACTACGGCTGGCCGTGCTGGGAGGCACGCGAACCCACACCGGGTTACCGGGACATGCCGCAGTGCGCCGGTGTGGGCAACACCGACCCGCTCGTCGCGATGCCGCACGGCAGCGGCACCGACAACGCGAACAGCTTCACCGGTGGCATCGTCTACACGGGCAACAGCTATCCGGAGGCCTACCGGGGTGCCTACTTCTTCGGCGACTACACCCATCAGAAGCTCTGGTCGGTGCGCTACGACGGGCAGGGACGGCTGACACAGGGGCCACAGAGCCCGCCGTTGGGCACCGGGGTTGGCAGGCCGGTGAGTTTCGCAGCCGCACCGAACGGTGACATCGTCTATGCCGACATCGGTTCGGGCACGCTGAAACGGCTGACCTACACCGACGGCAACCAGGCTCCGGTGGCCAAGGCGACCACGACGACCGACCCGGAGACAAGGACGGTCACCTTCGATGCCGCGGGCTCCCACGACTTCGACGGCGACCCGCTGACCTACCACTGGGACTTCGGGGACGGTCAGACCGCGAGCGGACCGAACGTGACGCATACCTACGCCGAGGGGACGGAGCGGTTCACCGCGACGCTCACCGTCACCGACTCGCTCGGCGCGTCGTCGAGCACGCAGGTCACGGTGGTGCCGGGCAACCACACACCGGTGATCGACGCGCAGACTCCGGGTGACCGCACGTTCGCCGTCGGAGAGCCGGTGCGGCTCAGCGCGACGGCCACCGACGCCGAAGACGGTCCGCTGGGCGTGCACTGGCAGGCGACCGTGCTGCACTGTCCCGAGGAAGCCACCTGTCACGCCCACCCGACCGAATCGGCGGACAGCCCCACGTTCGAGCAGCCGTTCACCGACCATCCGGACTCCCGGATGGAGTTCACGGCAACGGCGACGGACAGCCAGGGGGTCACCACGACATTCACCTACACCGCGTGGCCGAGGGAGCATCGGCTCGCGCTGGACAGCAACGTGCCCGCCGCGCTTGAAATAGCCAGCGAAGGCGGCGGGGGTGGCGCGAGCACCGGGCGCAGCGCCACGCAGGTCACCGAGGGCGCGCAGGTCAGCGTCTCGGCGGCGGCGGTGGCGCTGGACGGAGCGTCGGAGTTCGCCGAGTGGGCCGACGGCTCCTCGGAGCGGGTGCGAACCTTCGAGATGGCCGACGCCGACGTCGTGCTCACCGCGCTGTACTCCACCCCGGTCGCTCAGCGTTACGCCTCCGACCCGGATGTCAGAGCCCTGCTCGGCGAGCCGACCGGTCCCGAGGTGATCGATGGTGGGGTGTACTACCGCAGCTACGAGCACGGGCGTCTCTACTGGTCGCAGCCCGCGGGCACGCACGAGGTGCACGGCCCGATCGCGGACAAGTACGTCGGCCTCGGCGCTCACCGCGCCTTGGGTCCGCCGACAACGGACCAGCGCACGACACCCGACGGAATTGGTCGGTACAACCACTTCGAGGGTCGTACCCCCGGGCTTCCGGCGTCGGTGTATTGGACGCCGGACACGGGTGCGCACGGCGTTTGGGGTGCGATCCGGCAGCGTTGGGCGGCGTTGGGTTGGGAACGTGGGCCGCTGGGTTATCCGGCGACGGATGAGTCGGTGACGCCGGATGGGGTTGGCCGGTACAACCACTTCTCCAAGGCGGCGTCGGTGTATTGGACGCCGGACACGGGTGCGCACGGCGTTTGGGGTGCGATCCGGCAGCGTTGGGCGGCGTTGGGTTGGGAACGTGGGCCGCTGGGTTATCCGGCGACGGATGAGTCGGTGACGCCGGATGGGGTTGGCCGGTACAACCACTTCTCCAAGGCGGCGTCGGTGTATTGGACGCCGGACACGGGTGCGCACGGCGTTTGGGGTGCGATCCGGCAGCGTTGGGCGGCGTTGGGTTGGGAACGTGGGCCGCTGGGTTATCCGGCGACGGATGAGTCGGTGACGCCGGATGGGGTTGGCCGGTACAACCACTTCTCCAAGGCGGCGTCGGTGTACTGGACTCCGAGCACCGGAGCACACTCGGTGTACGGCGCGATCCGCGGCCGCTGGCGCACGCTCGGCTGGGAACGGTCCTACCTCGGTTACCCGACGACGGACGAGTTCTCGGTGAACATCGGCAGGCGGGGCAACTTCCAGCGCGGCTACATCGTGTGGAACTCCTCGACCGGAGCGGTCACCGACCGCCGGTACTGA
- a CDS encoding FAD-binding protein: MGDNFQKHSYPWGIMVNAHGRRFVDEGADFRAYTYAKYGRRILEQPGHFAWQIFDQQVSHLLRDEYRIRQVTKVTAATLEELARKLDGVDTDGFLAELAAYNAAVDTATPFNPNVKDKRRTHGLAVDKTNWANRIERGPFEAYAVTCGITFTFGGLRINTNAEVLDTDLYPIPGLYAAGELVGGIFYFNYPGGSGLTNGSVFGRIAGNGAGRAR; the protein is encoded by the coding sequence GTGGGCGACAACTTCCAGAAGCACAGCTACCCCTGGGGCATCATGGTGAACGCCCACGGCAGGCGCTTCGTGGACGAAGGCGCCGACTTCCGCGCCTACACCTACGCCAAGTACGGGCGGCGCATCCTGGAACAACCCGGCCACTTCGCATGGCAGATCTTCGATCAGCAGGTGAGTCACCTACTGCGGGACGAGTACCGCATCCGCCAGGTCACCAAGGTCACCGCGGCCACACTGGAGGAGCTGGCCCGCAAGCTGGACGGTGTCGACACCGACGGCTTCCTCGCCGAGTTGGCCGCCTACAACGCCGCCGTCGACACCGCGACCCCATTCAACCCCAACGTCAAGGACAAGCGGCGCACCCACGGGCTCGCGGTGGACAAGACCAACTGGGCCAACCGCATCGAGCGGGGACCGTTCGAGGCCTACGCGGTGACATGCGGGATCACGTTCACCTTCGGCGGTTTGCGGATCAACACCAACGCGGAGGTGCTCGACACCGACCTTTACCCCATCCCGGGGCTGTACGCGGCCGGAGAACTCGTCGGAGGCATCTTCTACTTCAACTACCCAGGTGGCAGCGGCCTCACCAACGGTTCGGTGTTCGGCAGGATCGCGGGCAACGGAGCGGGACGAGCCCGCTGA
- a CDS encoding GNAT family N-acetyltransferase: MTVNSWSERSSGSDPVLETTRMRLRRFTAADAEALAALHGDPEVMHYLDDGRPVPPTVVVERNLPAILREYDQLPDGLGCFAATEVASGGFLGWFSLRPASSVGLDGGIELGYRLRRAVWGRGYATEGARALVHHAFAALGVERLVATTMTVNTASRRVLEKAGLRLVRTFHQAWPEPIEGAEHGDVEYALTRESWQRDSRCDVQPACQRAISARNACVS, encoded by the coding sequence ATGACGGTGAACAGTTGGAGCGAACGCTCGTCCGGCTCGGACCCGGTGCTGGAAACCACCAGGATGCGCCTTCGCCGTTTCACAGCGGCCGACGCGGAAGCTCTGGCAGCTCTGCATGGCGACCCGGAGGTGATGCACTACCTCGATGACGGGCGGCCGGTGCCGCCCACCGTCGTGGTTGAGCGGAACCTTCCCGCGATCCTGCGTGAGTACGACCAACTTCCGGACGGGCTCGGCTGCTTCGCCGCCACCGAAGTGGCCAGTGGCGGCTTTCTGGGTTGGTTCAGCTTGCGGCCCGCGAGCAGCGTCGGCCTCGACGGCGGGATCGAACTGGGGTACCGGCTCCGCCGCGCGGTGTGGGGCAGGGGGTATGCGACCGAAGGGGCCCGCGCGCTGGTTCACCACGCCTTCGCCGCGCTCGGCGTGGAGCGGTTGGTCGCGACCACGATGACCGTCAACACCGCATCCCGGCGGGTGCTGGAGAAGGCGGGGCTACGGCTGGTTCGTACGTTCCACCAGGCGTGGCCCGAGCCGATCGAGGGCGCCGAGCACGGAGACGTGGAGTACGCGCTGACCCGCGAAAGCTGGCAGCGGGACTCCCGGTGTGATGTCCAGCCTGCCTGTCAGCGCGCCATCTCAGCCAGGAACGCTTGCGTTTCCTGA
- a CDS encoding DUF2075 domain-containing protein, whose protein sequence is MALVRRSAADLRQEASADRLHVLLSGQAKFQLDARVGVGEVRSWRRSLPVLLADLADAGLGHVEVLLEHRLPHSPKRVDAVLCGTHPRTGEPSYVLVELKQWSHAELVAYDLVRVPGYGADTLLHPIEQVRAYCQYLIDSTPALAARPHVIHGIAYLHNAQDFGIASLKQHAPSEHGRLFTLDDRAELVGHLRAVLDHQGSRTAALTAADDFLNFHHAPSKPLLNLAAKEIQEREQFILLDEQKVAYELVMRALHKARAASTKTVVVVLGGPGSGKSAIALSLVGELARSGRPVHHATGSSAFTNTMRKIAGRRNRRVQGLFKYFNNYTAAEPRELDVLICDEAHRIRETSVNRYTRKEVRQRAGRQIDELIDVASVPVFLLDENQIVRPGEMGSLDEITAAAAAKGCELEVVHLHGQFRCGGSAAFDTWVARILGLDPLRPVRWSQLASPLDDEFAVTSADSPEAMESWLLMKQAEQGGTARIAAGYCWPWSDPISTDNGKRLVEDVVIGGWKRPWNAKPDKRVPDAPESYYWASDERGFGQVGCIYTAQGFEYDWAGVIFGPDFVRRDGRWVARRERSHDPAVKKADEPHFAGLIRNTYKVLLTRGMQGVCLYSTDQETQAFLAEMAR, encoded by the coding sequence GTGGCGCTCGTTCGTCGAAGCGCGGCAGACCTGCGACAAGAAGCGAGCGCCGATCGGCTGCACGTCTTGCTGTCGGGGCAGGCCAAGTTCCAGCTCGACGCACGGGTAGGAGTCGGCGAGGTACGGTCATGGCGACGCAGCCTCCCAGTGCTACTCGCGGACCTGGCCGACGCTGGTCTGGGGCACGTCGAGGTTCTTCTCGAACACCGGTTACCGCATAGCCCCAAGCGCGTCGACGCCGTTCTTTGCGGCACTCACCCCAGAACCGGCGAGCCGAGCTACGTGCTCGTGGAGCTGAAGCAGTGGTCCCATGCGGAACTCGTCGCCTACGACCTCGTCCGCGTTCCTGGCTACGGCGCCGACACTCTGTTGCACCCCATCGAACAGGTGCGGGCCTACTGCCAGTACCTCATCGACTCGACACCGGCCCTCGCGGCGCGTCCGCATGTCATTCACGGCATCGCCTACCTGCACAACGCCCAGGACTTTGGCATCGCGTCGCTCAAGCAGCACGCGCCGAGTGAGCACGGTCGGCTCTTCACTCTGGACGACAGGGCCGAGCTGGTAGGACACCTGCGTGCCGTTCTGGACCATCAAGGCAGCCGTACGGCCGCACTCACCGCAGCCGACGACTTCTTGAACTTTCATCACGCCCCGTCGAAGCCACTGCTGAACCTGGCGGCCAAGGAGATCCAGGAGCGGGAACAGTTCATCTTGCTCGACGAGCAGAAGGTGGCCTACGAACTGGTCATGCGGGCTCTGCACAAGGCTCGCGCGGCCAGTACGAAGACCGTCGTGGTCGTGCTCGGCGGGCCCGGGTCGGGAAAGAGCGCCATCGCATTGAGCCTCGTCGGTGAGCTCGCGAGAAGCGGCCGTCCTGTCCACCACGCGACAGGATCCAGCGCGTTCACCAACACCATGCGCAAGATCGCCGGCAGGCGGAACCGCCGGGTACAGGGACTGTTCAAGTACTTCAACAACTACACCGCGGCCGAGCCTAGGGAACTCGATGTGCTGATCTGCGATGAAGCACACCGGATTCGCGAGACGAGCGTCAACCGCTATACCAGGAAGGAAGTCCGACAGCGTGCGGGCCGACAGATCGACGAGCTGATCGACGTGGCCTCGGTGCCGGTCTTCCTGCTTGATGAGAACCAGATCGTGCGGCCAGGGGAGATGGGCTCACTCGACGAGATCACCGCCGCCGCAGCGGCGAAGGGGTGTGAACTCGAAGTCGTACACCTGCATGGACAGTTCCGTTGTGGCGGCTCGGCCGCGTTCGACACCTGGGTGGCTCGCATTCTCGGCCTTGACCCGCTGCGGCCGGTGCGCTGGAGTCAACTCGCCTCGCCGCTTGACGACGAGTTCGCGGTCACCAGCGCCGACTCTCCGGAAGCCATGGAGTCCTGGCTGCTGATGAAGCAGGCCGAGCAGGGCGGGACCGCCCGGATCGCGGCAGGCTATTGCTGGCCGTGGAGTGACCCGATCAGTACCGACAACGGCAAGCGCCTCGTCGAAGACGTGGTGATCGGCGGCTGGAAGCGACCATGGAACGCCAAGCCCGACAAGCGCGTTCCGGACGCGCCCGAGTCGTACTACTGGGCATCTGACGAGCGTGGATTCGGCCAGGTTGGCTGCATCTACACCGCGCAGGGTTTCGAGTACGACTGGGCGGGAGTGATCTTCGGCCCCGACTTCGTTCGCCGGGACGGGCGGTGGGTGGCGCGGAGAGAACGTTCCCACGATCCGGCGGTCAAGAAGGCCGACGAACCCCACTTCGCAGGCTTGATCCGCAACACGTACAAGGTTCTGTTGACGCGGGGTATGCAGGGCGTCTGCTTGTATTCAACCGATCAGGAAACGCAAGCGTTCCTGGCTGAGATGGCGCGCTGA
- a CDS encoding LuxR C-terminal-related transcriptional regulator, translating to MIATHSDIVLDDPTRELCAAVASGRLMPARLAIVAPGGYGKTAVLDELARGCERGGVPTARFGEHDGAELVLVDDAHELAEPQLARLRELADNERTGLVIATRPWPRSEDLNGALARLRGQLVLRPLDRQRVAALLGKERAGLAEFVHKQTGGVPGFVTRLATAIGDKPEIPARALAEFRPELDRLGQHTLLLLLAARAGSGLDADLLSRLLDRDHAGVADAVDAARATGLLAHDGTLLPIAARALDALVPADRRLAVSQRLVRLQLRRGGPVLTLVRPLLGSGYTGTEAAAAFEAAAAEAADTDPALATKFLSAAVDAGRSPTAVGARWAEAAARAGDLDTALRLADQVIADPQAPDRGQAALTAGTALVHRGQLARSAELYRWSATELSELYAVLCLVGTGRLDEARTVSLEPGRAQPPTLLSGAMSAMARGVLESVTGVASGALSTLVNAAEMLEPVGGSPLLPESPSALGALVGIHCGELGIAQTLLERAIAAGSGGRALANRHRLLLAWIAMVRGDTELATQRLTAVESELAPRDWLFAVGLRAGLARRASDLAGLRTIWGEACEAVMRHRVDLFTLLPFGEFIVAAARLGDRDRLALHVRQAGELLHRLGDPPLWSTPLHWSGLHAAIMAEQQAEAREHVAALANGADHSRYHAVVAEAAECWLNVLTGAVDPQRVEAAAKGLHGVGLWWDGARLAGQAAIRTTDRAAMVSLLDCARILQGRSAATSSTPNGTPALSDRERQVAELVVAGMTYKQVGDRLFISAKTVEHHMARMRQRLGATSRGELLAQLRGILAEES from the coding sequence TTGATCGCAACGCACTCCGACATCGTGCTCGACGATCCGACGCGCGAACTGTGCGCTGCCGTCGCGAGCGGACGGCTCATGCCCGCAAGACTCGCGATCGTCGCGCCTGGCGGGTACGGCAAGACAGCGGTACTGGATGAACTCGCCCGCGGTTGCGAACGCGGAGGTGTTCCCACCGCCCGCTTCGGCGAGCACGACGGAGCCGAGCTGGTGCTCGTCGACGACGCACACGAACTGGCGGAGCCACAACTGGCGCGGCTGCGCGAACTCGCGGACAACGAACGCACCGGCCTGGTGATCGCCACCCGGCCCTGGCCGAGGTCAGAAGACCTCAACGGCGCGCTGGCACGGTTACGCGGGCAACTCGTGCTGCGCCCGCTCGACCGCCAGCGGGTCGCGGCGCTGCTGGGCAAGGAACGCGCGGGACTCGCCGAGTTCGTGCACAAGCAGACCGGCGGAGTTCCTGGGTTCGTGACACGGCTGGCCACCGCCATCGGCGACAAGCCGGAGATTCCGGCACGAGCGCTCGCGGAGTTCCGCCCCGAACTCGACCGGCTCGGTCAGCACACTCTGCTGCTCCTGCTCGCCGCGAGGGCAGGCTCGGGGCTGGACGCCGACCTGCTGAGCAGGTTGCTCGACCGTGACCACGCTGGCGTCGCCGATGCCGTGGACGCCGCGAGAGCGACCGGACTGCTCGCCCATGACGGCACGCTGCTCCCGATCGCGGCGCGAGCGCTGGACGCGCTGGTGCCTGCCGACCGCAGGCTGGCCGTCTCACAGCGGCTCGTCCGGCTGCAACTGCGGCGCGGTGGTCCCGTCCTCACGCTCGTCCGGCCGTTGCTTGGCAGCGGCTACACCGGCACCGAGGCCGCGGCCGCGTTCGAAGCCGCGGCGGCCGAGGCCGCCGACACTGACCCGGCGCTGGCCACCAAGTTCCTCTCCGCTGCTGTCGACGCGGGCAGGTCACCGACGGCCGTCGGAGCACGCTGGGCGGAGGCCGCCGCTCGCGCGGGCGATCTGGACACCGCGCTGCGGCTGGCCGACCAGGTGATCGCCGACCCGCAGGCGCCCGACCGGGGCCAGGCGGCACTGACGGCGGGCACCGCGCTCGTGCATCGTGGTCAGCTCGCGCGAAGTGCCGAACTGTACCGCTGGTCGGCGACGGAACTGTCCGAGCTGTACGCCGTGCTGTGCCTCGTCGGCACCGGCAGGCTCGACGAGGCGCGAACGGTTAGCCTCGAACCCGGCCGCGCGCAGCCACCAACGCTGCTGTCGGGCGCGATGTCCGCCATGGCGCGTGGCGTCCTGGAGTCGGTCACCGGCGTCGCGTCGGGCGCACTGTCCACCCTGGTCAACGCGGCGGAAATGCTGGAGCCGGTAGGCGGCTCACCATTGCTGCCGGAAAGCCCGTCCGCGCTCGGCGCGCTGGTTGGCATCCACTGTGGAGAGTTGGGGATCGCGCAGACCCTGCTGGAACGCGCGATCGCCGCCGGGTCGGGCGGTCGTGCGCTGGCGAACCGGCATCGGCTGCTGCTCGCGTGGATCGCGATGGTGCGCGGCGACACCGAGCTGGCGACCCAGCGGCTCACCGCGGTGGAGTCCGAGCTCGCACCGAGGGACTGGCTGTTCGCGGTGGGGCTTCGGGCCGGACTCGCCCGCAGGGCGAGCGACCTCGCCGGATTGCGCACGATCTGGGGTGAGGCGTGCGAGGCGGTGATGCGCCACCGGGTGGATCTGTTCACGTTGTTGCCGTTCGGAGAGTTCATCGTGGCCGCGGCCAGGCTGGGTGACCGCGACCGGCTCGCCCTCCACGTCCGGCAGGCGGGCGAGCTGCTGCACCGGCTCGGCGACCCACCACTGTGGAGTACACCGCTGCACTGGAGCGGGCTGCACGCCGCGATCATGGCCGAACAACAGGCGGAGGCGCGTGAACATGTCGCGGCGCTCGCGAACGGCGCCGACCACAGTCGCTACCACGCCGTCGTCGCCGAGGCAGCGGAGTGTTGGCTCAACGTGCTCACCGGCGCCGTTGACCCACAACGGGTCGAGGCGGCGGCGAAGGGACTGCACGGTGTGGGGCTGTGGTGGGACGGCGCCCGGCTGGCGGGACAGGCCGCGATCAGGACCACCGACCGGGCCGCGATGGTGTCCCTGCTCGACTGCGCGCGGATACTGCAGGGGCGGTCGGCCGCGACCTCGTCGACGCCCAATGGCACGCCCGCGCTCAGCGACCGGGAGCGGCAGGTCGCCGAGTTGGTAGTTGCGGGCATGACGTACAAGCAGGTCGGAGACCGGCTTTTTATCTCGGCGAAGACTGTGGAGCACCACATGGCCCGCATGCGGCAGCGGCTGGGTGCCACCAGCCGCGGCGAGTTGCTGGCGCAGCTGCGCGGCATTCTCGCCGAGGAGTCGTGA